In the genome of Nonlabens sp. MB-3u-79, one region contains:
- a CDS encoding DUF1800 family protein yields the protein METLNSCNTASLVLYTDIATNPWDIGKVRHLLRRLGYGLDQAQEAIALTQVPDVFIENYINTAANYAVSPAPSWAFWSASDYTNLNTERTAQIQQWYAQVFNDTINLDFRARMTLFWHNHFVTRIDDYQAPSWMYQYYNLLQTHALGNFKTLTKEMGKNESMLVFLNGVLNNRFNPNENYARELLELFTLGENNNYTQTDVVEAARALTGYNNFTELGAPIVFQQATFDDTPKTIFGATANYNHDSLIDHLFAVRANEISDFIVKKIYRAFVSPELPTQNIIDQLALTFRNANWEIQPVVKQLFKSEHFFDPEARATVIKDPLDCLVIFIKEANFNYPQVSWNTLFYFTSILGQRYFNPVDVAGWQGDRDWVNSSTITGRWQAQEYIMWTMWNIDQELFRNIALDNSASLNDPAVIARDIVDRLVPQSLYTASDYALATTVFKGDVPENYYTTMQWNLNWGSVPFQVILLLQHIFRMPEFQLK from the coding sequence ATGGAAACACTTAATTCCTGCAATACAGCATCGCTAGTACTTTATACGGATATTGCTACAAATCCATGGGATATAGGAAAAGTACGTCACCTATTAAGAAGATTAGGTTATGGGCTGGATCAGGCACAAGAAGCTATTGCTTTGACACAAGTTCCTGATGTATTCATAGAAAATTACATCAACACTGCAGCTAATTATGCAGTTTCTCCTGCGCCATCTTGGGCTTTTTGGAGTGCAAGTGATTATACAAATTTGAATACGGAGCGTACTGCTCAGATACAACAATGGTATGCTCAAGTTTTTAATGATACCATCAATCTAGATTTTAGAGCGAGAATGACCTTGTTCTGGCACAACCATTTTGTAACCAGAATTGATGATTATCAAGCTCCTAGCTGGATGTATCAATACTATAACTTACTGCAGACTCATGCTTTGGGTAATTTTAAGACCCTCACCAAAGAAATGGGTAAAAATGAGTCCATGTTGGTTTTCTTAAACGGTGTATTGAACAATAGATTCAACCCTAATGAAAACTATGCTAGAGAATTGCTAGAGCTTTTTACCTTAGGAGAAAATAATAATTATACGCAAACAGATGTAGTAGAAGCCGCTAGAGCATTGACGGGGTATAATAACTTCACAGAATTAGGTGCTCCTATAGTATTCCAACAAGCTACATTTGACGACACACCGAAAACTATTTTTGGAGCTACAGCAAATTACAATCACGATAGTTTAATAGACCACTTGTTTGCTGTACGAGCTAATGAGATCTCTGACTTTATAGTAAAGAAAATTTACAGAGCCTTTGTAAGTCCTGAATTACCCACACAAAACATCATCGACCAGCTAGCGCTGACATTTAGAAATGCCAACTGGGAAATTCAACCAGTAGTGAAGCAGTTGTTTAAAAGTGAGCACTTTTTTGATCCAGAAGCAAGAGCAACGGTCATTAAAGACCCTCTGGATTGTTTAGTAATATTTATTAAGGAAGCTAACTTTAATTATCCACAAGTAAGTTGGAATACGTTATTCTATTTTACCTCTATTCTAGGACAACGATATTTTAACCCTGTAGATGTTGCCGGCTGGCAAGGGGATAGAGATTGGGTCAATAGCAGTACCATTACTGGCAGATGGCAGGCACAAGAATACATCATGTGGACCATGTGGAATATAGATCAAGAATTATTTAGAAATATTGCTTTAGATAATTCTGCCTCCTTAAACGATCCTGCTGTTATAGCAAGAGATATTGTAGATCGGTTGGTGCCTCAAAGTCTTTATACAGCTTCTGATTATGCACTAGCAACAACCGTTTTTAAAGGAGATGTTCCAGAGAATTATTACACTACGATGCAATGGAATCTCAATTGGGGCTCTGTTCCATTTCAGGTGATACTGTTGCTACAACATATTTTTAGAATGCCAGAATTCCAACTTAAATAA
- a CDS encoding DUF5689 domain-containing protein, producing the protein MKNINHIFAIALASIIAFSCVEDDDFSIPDTATVAIDPPANLIDMSAVIGQIGQSSTGIVTFENNEQFIEGYVISSDEAGNYFEELILQDAIENPTAGIKILIDNSPLFTTYAIGQRVYVKLDGLTAGKANGVPVIGLNGTNGTIEKITPALQDTAVLRDNEIFEIIPTVLTASSEFSDQRLLTLIELEATQFTEADISANRTFASEATDQFDGVRMLETCFDFFDSIILETSTFSDFKALRLPAGNGSITAILNRDFGDDRYVISVNYPADFDFEPALRCSFDVVTCGTVANAGSNILLSENFGTQSNGAVAMPTGWTNLIEAGSETWEVYTSSGQNASLGKSVRCSSRNSRDTNTASWLITPAFDFDAQTGEVFSFETSNSFANNSNMQVLFSSDWDGTNSGLVAATWEALSDAIIVSDEEFFPNWIFSNHVSLDCVTSVGHIAFRYTGFDDDNNDGTYELDNVSLTSN; encoded by the coding sequence ATGAAAAATATCAACCACATTTTCGCCATTGCTTTAGCATCGATAATCGCTTTTTCTTGTGTCGAAGACGACGACTTTAGCATTCCAGACACGGCAACAGTAGCTATAGACCCTCCTGCTAACTTAATCGATATGTCTGCTGTGATAGGACAGATAGGGCAGTCGTCAACTGGTATTGTTACTTTTGAAAATAACGAGCAATTTATAGAAGGGTACGTCATCTCTAGTGATGAGGCAGGGAACTACTTTGAAGAATTGATCCTTCAAGATGCGATAGAAAACCCTACCGCGGGAATAAAAATTCTTATAGATAACAGTCCGTTATTTACCACCTATGCGATTGGTCAGCGGGTTTACGTCAAACTAGATGGACTAACTGCAGGAAAAGCTAATGGAGTACCTGTTATAGGACTCAACGGAACCAATGGGACCATTGAAAAAATCACTCCTGCTTTACAAGACACAGCTGTTTTACGAGATAATGAGATATTTGAAATCATCCCCACCGTATTGACTGCTTCTTCAGAATTCAGTGATCAACGACTACTGACTCTTATTGAGCTGGAAGCTACTCAATTTACTGAGGCTGATATTTCAGCAAACAGGACTTTTGCTTCTGAAGCAACTGATCAGTTTGATGGGGTAAGAATGCTAGAGACTTGTTTTGACTTTTTTGACTCTATAATTTTAGAAACAAGTACTTTTTCTGACTTTAAAGCACTGAGATTACCAGCAGGAAATGGTTCTATAACTGCGATCTTGAATAGAGATTTTGGAGACGATAGGTACGTGATTTCTGTCAACTATCCCGCAGATTTTGATTTTGAACCTGCCCTAAGATGTAGTTTTGATGTCGTTACCTGTGGAACTGTCGCTAATGCGGGGTCCAATATATTATTATCTGAAAACTTTGGAACTCAATCTAATGGTGCTGTGGCAATGCCTACCGGGTGGACCAACCTTATTGAAGCAGGATCGGAAACATGGGAGGTATATACCTCTAGCGGTCAAAACGCCTCCTTAGGCAAAAGTGTTCGTTGTAGTTCTAGAAACTCAAGAGATACAAATACTGCTTCCTGGCTTATTACCCCAGCATTTGATTTTGATGCACAAACAGGGGAAGTGTTCTCCTTTGAAACTTCCAATAGTTTTGCTAATAACTCCAACATGCAAGTCCTATTTAGTTCTGATTGGGATGGAACTAATTCCGGCCTTGTTGCTGCTACTTGGGAAGCTCTGTCAGATGCCATAATTGTTTCTGATGAGGAATTTTTTCCTAATTGGATTTTTTCAAACCATGTCTCATTAGATTGTGTAACGAGTGTAGGACATATAGCTTTTAGATACACTGGATTTGATGATGACAATAATGATGGCACCTATGAATTAGACAACGTTTCCCTTACAAGTAATTAA
- a CDS encoding TonB-dependent receptor encodes MIHQKLNILVLAVFMLASGLGMAQELLKGRVIDDTTEEPIPGVSIRVLGTKFKAITDANGYFIVTGAIPLGDQKIAVLKNGYYSKTIPVVIDSINRVNIDPLYLQLDNSDISQSQGIISLTENDLADDENAANNFSGLLQASKDQFLRAAAYDFSATFFRPRGLNSEDGKVLINGIEMNKQFSGRPQWSNWGGVNDLQRNQSFSMGLSAADQSFGGFAGVQSIDMRASQQRAGTQISYASSNRSYRGRFMLSHRSGLWNNGWSYAINLSRRASEEGFVEGTLYDANSLGLSVEKKLNDAHSINFTGLYTPNRRGRRTAMTQEVRDLKGIAYNPLWGEQNNVQRNSRVREIEEPIFMLNHYWSVNDKLKLNTNLGYQFGKIGNTRIDNGGTRIDPTLGQNAYIGGARNPLPDYYQNLPSYFLRNGQDPIDYQRAYQAQQEFLNDGQLDWNSLYEANRSLRAAGGNSLYAIQEDRIDDTQLSVNTVITADLTENILFNAGMRYRNLISENYAMINDLLGGTGFLDVDFFAEETSEINLDQAAQSNLRTPNRIAGIGDRYKYNYNINANVIAGFAQTQFKTKKVDFFVAASLSRTVYQRDGKFENGNFPGAASFGKSKQLEFTDISFKGGATYKISGQQFIDFNAASISQAPTIRNSFSNSRQNNETVIGLESQKSYSTDLSYIYSTPIIKARFTAYYTQFTKGTDIGFYFTEDLTGLPLNDGSAFVQEVMTQIERRNAGIELGLEIQMTPTIKFKAAAALGQNVYTNNPHLYLTSDDFRGPLSFGDGTTSLKDYHVAGGPETALQIGFEYRDPEYWNIGITANYFANAYADISNLRRSANFRLDYDGMEFNDFDSAVANELLKQEQFDNYLLWNVIGGKSWRIDDKYIGFFATINNVFGQEYKTGGFEQSRNSNFRSTRDDANNPQEVFAPRYFFGNGTTYYLNLYLRF; translated from the coding sequence ATGATTCATCAAAAACTTAACATACTTGTTTTGGCTGTTTTCATGTTGGCTTCTGGTCTAGGAATGGCACAAGAGCTCCTTAAAGGTCGCGTAATTGACGACACAACTGAGGAGCCTATCCCTGGTGTGAGTATTCGTGTTTTGGGTACAAAATTCAAGGCAATAACTGATGCCAACGGCTATTTTATAGTAACTGGAGCTATTCCTTTAGGAGATCAAAAAATAGCTGTTTTAAAAAATGGGTATTATTCAAAAACAATTCCTGTGGTGATCGATAGCATCAACAGAGTGAATATTGATCCTCTTTATCTGCAACTGGACAACTCTGACATCTCCCAATCTCAGGGAATTATTTCTTTAACAGAAAATGATCTGGCAGATGATGAAAACGCAGCAAACAATTTTTCTGGATTGCTACAAGCTTCTAAAGACCAGTTTTTGAGAGCTGCCGCATACGATTTCAGCGCTACTTTTTTTAGACCTAGAGGTTTAAACAGTGAAGACGGTAAGGTGCTTATCAACGGTATCGAGATGAACAAACAGTTCTCTGGAAGACCACAATGGAGCAACTGGGGTGGAGTCAACGATTTACAACGCAACCAAAGCTTTAGTATGGGACTTAGTGCCGCAGATCAAAGCTTCGGTGGTTTTGCAGGTGTACAAAGCATTGATATGAGAGCCTCACAACAACGCGCAGGAACACAAATATCTTATGCGAGTTCTAACCGAAGTTATAGAGGTCGCTTTATGCTATCTCACCGTTCTGGATTATGGAACAACGGCTGGTCCTATGCGATCAACCTATCAAGAAGGGCCAGTGAAGAGGGTTTTGTAGAAGGCACTTTATACGATGCCAACTCATTGGGACTTTCTGTGGAGAAAAAATTAAACGATGCACACTCCATCAATTTTACTGGTCTTTATACGCCTAATAGACGTGGGCGTCGTACAGCAATGACTCAAGAAGTTAGAGATCTTAAAGGCATCGCCTACAATCCATTGTGGGGAGAGCAAAATAACGTGCAACGCAATAGTAGAGTGAGAGAGATCGAAGAGCCTATTTTTATGTTGAACCACTACTGGAGCGTCAACGACAAGCTTAAGTTAAACACAAACCTGGGGTATCAATTTGGTAAAATAGGAAATACACGTATCGATAATGGTGGTACCAGAATAGATCCTACTTTAGGTCAAAATGCTTATATAGGTGGTGCGAGAAACCCTCTTCCAGATTACTACCAGAACCTACCTAGTTATTTCTTAAGAAATGGTCAGGACCCCATCGATTATCAACGTGCTTACCAAGCTCAACAGGAATTCCTTAATGATGGACAGTTGGACTGGAACAGCTTATACGAGGCCAACAGAAGCTTGAGAGCTGCCGGCGGAAATTCCTTATACGCTATTCAAGAGGACCGTATAGACGATACACAATTATCAGTAAATACGGTCATCACTGCTGACCTTACAGAAAACATTCTTTTTAATGCGGGTATGAGATACCGTAATTTAATTAGTGAAAACTATGCGATGATCAATGACCTTCTAGGCGGCACAGGCTTCCTAGATGTAGATTTCTTTGCAGAAGAAACAAGTGAGATCAACCTGGATCAAGCAGCACAGTCTAACCTTAGAACGCCCAACCGTATTGCAGGAATAGGAGACCGTTACAAATACAATTACAACATCAATGCAAATGTGATTGCTGGATTTGCTCAAACTCAGTTTAAAACTAAAAAAGTAGATTTCTTTGTCGCTGCAAGCCTAAGCAGAACTGTTTATCAAAGAGATGGTAAATTTGAGAACGGTAACTTCCCTGGCGCAGCATCTTTTGGAAAAAGTAAACAACTGGAATTTACAGATATTAGTTTTAAGGGTGGTGCTACTTATAAAATCTCTGGTCAACAGTTTATTGATTTTAATGCTGCCTCAATTTCTCAAGCTCCAACGATTAGAAATTCTTTCAGCAATTCAAGGCAAAATAATGAAACTGTCATCGGTCTTGAATCTCAAAAGTCGTACAGTACAGACCTAAGCTATATCTACTCCACCCCCATCATTAAAGCAAGGTTCACTGCTTACTATACTCAGTTTACCAAGGGTACCGATATAGGATTCTACTTTACAGAAGATCTTACTGGACTACCTCTCAATGACGGCAGTGCTTTTGTACAGGAAGTAATGACTCAAATAGAAAGGCGTAACGCTGGTATCGAGCTGGGTCTAGAAATTCAAATGACTCCTACTATTAAGTTCAAAGCTGCCGCAGCATTAGGACAGAATGTGTATACCAACAACCCTCATCTTTATCTTACAAGTGACGATTTTAGAGGTCCGCTTTCCTTTGGTGATGGAACTACTAGTCTTAAGGATTATCACGTAGCTGGCGGGCCAGAAACAGCCTTACAAATAGGTTTTGAATACCGGGATCCAGAATATTGGAATATAGGTATAACAGCAAATTACTTTGCAAATGCATATGCCGATATCAGTAACTTGAGAAGGTCTGCTAATTTTAGATTGGACTATGACGGCATGGAATTTAATGACTTTGATAGTGCGGTGGCTAATGAACTTTTAAAGCAAGAGCAATTTGACAATTACTTGTTGTGGAACGTGATCGGTGGTAAATCCTGGAGAATCGATGACAAGTATATTGGCTTCTTTGCAACTATTAATAATGTGTTTGGTCAAGAATACAAAACAGGTGGCTTTGAACAGTCTCGTAATTCCAACTTTAGATCCACACGAGATGATGCTAATAACCCACAAGAAGTATTTGCACCACGCTATTTCTTTGGTAATGGAACAACCTATTACCTCAACTTATACCTAAGGTTCTAA
- a CDS encoding YraN family protein has protein sequence MAEHNDLGDAGEELAALHLLKNGYEILMRNYVFQKGEIDIIARIENTVVIVEVKTRSTPDFGDPQDFLKDGQIQRLVATANHFVENFVEDEDVNVRFDIVAIIKNKAGAKLEHIEDAFYHF, from the coding sequence ATGGCAGAGCACAATGACTTGGGAGACGCAGGTGAAGAACTAGCTGCCTTGCATTTATTGAAAAATGGTTATGAGATATTGATGCGTAACTATGTGTTTCAAAAAGGCGAGATCGATATTATTGCACGTATAGAAAATACGGTTGTAATTGTAGAAGTAAAAACCAGATCTACGCCTGACTTTGGTGATCCACAAGATTTTTTAAAAGATGGTCAAATTCAACGACTGGTAGCTACGGCAAATCATTTTGTAGAAAATTTTGTGGAAGATGAGGATGTAAACGTACGTTTTGATATCGTGGCAATTATTAAAAATAAAGCCGGTGCCAAGCTGGAGCATATTGAAGATGCTTTTTATCATTTTTAA
- a CDS encoding endonuclease: protein MCRSLFLFLLGVLAFAKAVPAQTTSKAKQYKVKTVAFYNLENLFDIENDPSINDEASPIMEMAEGIRADVYQKKLTSMARVIRKIGADKSESAPSVIGVCEIENRKVLEDLVNHPLLIEFDYGIEHYNSPDRRGIDTGLLYKKSDFKVWNSVSKELVIYDKSSGNRIYTRDQLVVTGELDGDKMSLIVNHWPSRRGGEQKSRPNRVAAAALNKRVIDSLHSIDAMSKIIIMGDLNDDPINESVLVTLNAQKDREDVRPQMIYNPYIQMLKDGFNTLAYRDAGNIFDQIMFTYPLLNEANQVGYRYYQANIYNPSFMTSKTGRYKGYPLRSFADGGFTGGFSDHFPVYVYLVKEITTTEDLKTPSNN, encoded by the coding sequence ATGTGTAGAAGTTTATTTCTTTTTTTACTAGGGGTTCTCGCTTTCGCGAAAGCGGTACCAGCACAAACTACTTCAAAGGCAAAACAGTACAAAGTGAAGACCGTTGCCTTTTATAACTTAGAGAACCTTTTTGATATAGAGAACGACCCGAGCATCAATGATGAAGCCAGCCCTATCATGGAAATGGCCGAAGGAATTAGAGCAGATGTCTACCAAAAGAAGTTGACCTCTATGGCACGAGTGATACGCAAAATAGGTGCTGATAAGTCAGAATCGGCTCCATCTGTGATAGGTGTTTGTGAGATTGAAAACAGAAAAGTACTGGAAGACTTGGTCAATCACCCTCTACTCATCGAGTTTGATTATGGGATTGAGCATTACAATTCTCCAGATCGCCGTGGCATCGATACCGGACTTTTGTATAAGAAAAGCGATTTTAAAGTATGGAATAGCGTGAGCAAGGAGCTGGTTATTTATGATAAAAGTAGCGGTAATCGCATTTATACTCGCGATCAGTTAGTAGTAACAGGTGAGCTGGATGGAGATAAGATGAGTCTTATCGTAAATCACTGGCCATCAAGGCGAGGCGGCGAACAAAAAAGCCGTCCTAATCGAGTTGCGGCTGCAGCCTTAAACAAAAGAGTGATCGATTCTTTACACAGTATTGATGCGATGTCTAAGATAATTATAATGGGAGATTTAAATGATGATCCTATTAACGAGAGTGTTTTGGTAACCCTTAATGCACAAAAGGACAGAGAAGATGTACGGCCACAAATGATTTACAATCCTTACATTCAAATGTTAAAGGATGGATTCAATACACTAGCTTATCGGGATGCAGGAAATATTTTTGATCAGATCATGTTTACCTATCCATTGTTAAATGAAGCAAATCAAGTAGGGTATCGTTACTATCAAGCAAACATTTACAATCCAAGTTTTATGACCAGCAAAACCGGCAGGTACAAAGGCTACCCATTACGCAGCTTTGCAGATGGTGGTTTTACAGGAGGTTTTAGCGATCACTTTCCAGTGTATGTATATTTAGTCAAGGAAATCACAACTACCGAAGATTTGAAGACTCCTTCAAATAATTGA
- a CDS encoding DUF1501 domain-containing protein yields the protein MCDTHKKHLDPNSPSHHEEHESWNRRTFLQALGIAGAGAFTLGGSQISSAMTSPITAALAASTNDRVLVVIRLKGGNDGLNTIVPVYDYSTYAANRASIALPQNSLYNLSPDFGLPSFMSSLQSRWGNGEMKIVHGVGYPGQNLSHFRSSDIWASTEPVAVEESGWMGRFFENEFPNFLLSPPAIPPAIQIGSLGNLAFEGLQTNYAFSVADPQQLYNLAQNGWQHDAINVPPCTYGDQLSFLRSTTNNTFQYAGVINNAYQASTTQATYGNHSIAEQFSIVARLIKGQLGTKVYMVTLDGFDTHANQAGTHADRMQKLSESIDAFYNDLAAYGNQDEVLCMTISEFGRRVEENGSNGTDHGAAAPMMLFGGGLNGNGFIGSHPSMTNLDANGNMIYSTDFRDVYSTVMKDWLCIPTSVVDQAMLNGNFNTLNLGFNCTTAGIGDFTDKDFRHFVINKPQQASLHIQLESGRKLDIRIYNMLGQEIGQLANRYFLPGVHEMNIQETLSSRISSGQYIYKIETNGQQYSSQFVMQ from the coding sequence ATGTGTGATACTCATAAAAAACACCTAGATCCAAATTCTCCATCGCATCACGAGGAACACGAATCTTGGAATAGAAGGACCTTTTTACAAGCACTAGGAATAGCAGGAGCCGGGGCGTTTACTCTTGGTGGATCTCAGATTTCTAGCGCAATGACCTCACCTATTACAGCAGCACTTGCCGCAAGCACCAACGACCGTGTATTGGTTGTAATAAGACTTAAAGGAGGTAATGACGGGTTGAATACCATTGTGCCCGTCTACGATTACAGTACTTATGCAGCTAACCGAGCAAGTATTGCCTTACCACAAAACTCTTTATATAATTTAAGCCCAGATTTTGGCTTGCCTTCTTTTATGAGCTCCTTACAATCTAGGTGGGGGAATGGAGAAATGAAAATCGTTCATGGAGTCGGTTATCCAGGGCAAAACCTATCACATTTTAGATCTAGTGATATCTGGGCAAGTACAGAGCCAGTTGCAGTAGAAGAATCTGGCTGGATGGGTAGATTTTTTGAAAACGAATTTCCCAACTTTTTATTGAGTCCGCCGGCTATTCCACCAGCGATACAAATAGGTAGTTTAGGAAATCTGGCTTTTGAAGGTTTGCAGACTAATTACGCCTTTTCTGTGGCAGACCCACAGCAATTGTATAACCTCGCCCAAAACGGTTGGCAACACGACGCCATCAACGTACCGCCATGTACTTATGGAGATCAATTGAGTTTTTTAAGGTCTACCACCAACAACACCTTTCAATATGCAGGAGTCATCAATAACGCATATCAGGCAAGTACGACCCAAGCTACTTATGGAAATCACTCTATTGCAGAGCAGTTTTCTATTGTGGCGAGATTGATCAAAGGCCAGTTAGGTACAAAAGTTTATATGGTCACCCTAGACGGTTTTGATACCCATGCAAATCAGGCGGGAACACATGCCGACCGCATGCAAAAACTCTCTGAATCTATAGATGCGTTCTACAACGATCTTGCCGCTTATGGAAATCAAGATGAAGTGCTTTGCATGACGATTTCTGAGTTTGGTAGAAGAGTAGAAGAGAATGGTTCTAATGGAACTGATCATGGCGCCGCTGCACCTATGATGCTTTTCGGTGGCGGATTGAATGGAAACGGGTTTATAGGCTCGCATCCAAGTATGACTAATCTGGATGCCAATGGCAACATGATTTACAGCACCGATTTTAGAGATGTTTATTCCACGGTGATGAAAGACTGGTTGTGCATCCCAACATCTGTAGTAGATCAGGCGATGCTCAATGGTAATTTCAATACACTCAACCTAGGATTCAATTGCACTACGGCTGGAATAGGCGACTTTACCGATAAAGACTTCCGTCATTTTGTGATCAATAAACCACAACAGGCGAGTTTGCATATACAGTTAGAAAGTGGTCGTAAATTGGACATTCGTATTTACAATATGCTGGGTCAGGAAATAGGTCAGCTGGCAAATCGATACTTCTTACCCGGCGTTCACGAGATGAATATCCAAGAGACTTTGTCGTCTAGAATTTCCTCAGGTCAGTATATTTATAAAATTGAAACTAACGGACAGCAGTACAGCAGTCAGTTTGTGATGCAATAG
- a CDS encoding LD-carboxypeptidase, which translates to MNYKSASYLKKGDHVRILCTARSADERQLQPAQKLLESWGLQVSFGNTIGKKEHQFGGTKEERLADFQQAIDDPEIKAIWIARGGYGTIQLIDAIDFSAFTSASSARSAKAKPTTIIGYSDVTLLHGKLQSLGFSSVHSFMPLELKDKPEKSVESLRRTLFGESQSLSIQNTFSLTSQVITAPIVGGNLSILYSLLGSDSFPETEGHILFIEEIDEYLYHIERMMYSLKRAGKLKGLKALLVGGMTDMNDHEIAFGKNAEEIILSLTAGYDYPVIFNFPAGHIKDHRTLQLGKEMHLEITPKIINFTP; encoded by the coding sequence TTGAATTATAAATCAGCTTCTTACCTTAAAAAAGGCGATCACGTCAGAATACTTTGCACCGCAAGAAGTGCCGACGAACGTCAACTCCAACCTGCTCAAAAGCTATTAGAATCTTGGGGCTTACAAGTGAGTTTTGGAAATACTATCGGTAAAAAAGAGCATCAATTTGGTGGTACAAAAGAAGAGCGCTTAGCAGATTTTCAACAAGCGATTGACGATCCAGAAATTAAAGCGATATGGATCGCTCGTGGTGGTTATGGAACGATCCAATTGATAGATGCTATTGATTTTTCCGCTTTTACTTCGGCAAGCTCAGCACGCAGCGCGAAAGCGAAACCAACCACCATCATAGGTTACTCAGATGTCACTTTGTTACACGGCAAATTGCAATCTTTGGGCTTTTCTAGCGTACATAGTTTTATGCCCTTGGAATTGAAAGACAAACCAGAAAAGAGTGTGGAAAGCTTGAGAAGAACGCTTTTTGGCGAAAGCCAAAGCCTCTCTATTCAAAACACTTTTTCATTAACTAGTCAGGTGATAACTGCGCCTATAGTAGGTGGTAATCTATCCATATTATATAGCCTATTGGGTAGTGACAGCTTTCCAGAAACAGAAGGTCATATACTATTTATAGAAGAGATCGATGAGTACCTCTACCACATAGAACGCATGATGTACTCGCTTAAAAGAGCCGGAAAACTTAAAGGTTTAAAGGCTTTGCTCGTAGGCGGTATGACTGATATGAATGATCATGAAATAGCCTTTGGCAAAAATGCTGAAGAAATCATTTTATCGCTCACAGCAGGTTATGATTATCCGGTGATTTTTAACTTCCCAGCTGGTCATATTAAAGATCACAGGACGTTACAATTAGGTAAAGAAATGCACCTGGAGATCACTCCAAAAATCATAAACTTCACTCCATAA